The window ACAATCTGAGTCAGATATTTCAAAACTAAACCCTTCTCAAGGCGTTAGTTTTATGCCGGTATTATTAAAAAATGGTAAGAAAGTTGATGTTCCTAAAAAGTGGAAAAAAACAAGACACCCAAGAACTATTATTGGAAAATATGCAAATGATGATTTGATTATGATTGTAGTTGATGGACGACAAGGAAAATGGAGCTATGGAGTGAGTCTTGAGAGATTACAAGACAAATTATTAGAACTAGGAGTAAAAGAAGCGTACAATTTAGATGGAGGCGGCTCAACTGCTATGTACTATAATGGTAAAATTTTAAATAGACCTTCTGATGGGAGACAAAGACCTGTTGCAAATAACATTTTAATATTCCCGTAATTAGAAACCCTTCTATAATTATAGAGGGGTTTTATCAACTATTAAATAAATATCAAAAAATTATGAAAAAATATATTTATTAACTCAAAATAATTTTTCATGTGTTAATACTTATCCATTAGTGTAAAAAACTTTGTGATTAATAGAAAAAATAAACTCTCTTCTGGCAATAATTTAATAGATATTCTAAAAAGATTATTATCATAATATTCAAAAAAACAAAAGTATAATAATATGATTTAAGAATTGTTAATGTAAAAATATGTGATTTGATTTTGTTTGACAGGTATTTTTGTATTACCCAATAATTAAAAACAACTTGACAGTATTACTAATTAGTGATATATTTTGATTATAAAAAAGAGAGTAAGTCTGATATCCATTGCAGAAAAGGAGAAAGAGTATATTGATGACATTTTTTCTAAGTATATTTTTAATTTATAGGAAAGTTTGGATAAATTTTAATTACACTCATATATCACTAATTAGTAATATAAATACTAAGTTATATTTATAATTTTTTAAACAGAAAGAAGGTATGGAAATGAATATAAAAAAAGTTGAAATTATTGAATTTACAGATCCGGTATGTACATGGTGCTGGGGAAGTGAACCGCTACTACGTAAATTGGAAACTAGGTATGGAGATCAAGTAGAAATTAAGTACATCATGGGAGGTCTTGTAAGAGATATACGAGATTTTTATGATAGCTATAATGATATTGGTGGAGATCCGGAGCGTTCTAACAGTCAAATCGCAAAACACTGGCTTGAAGCATCAGAACGACATGGAATGCCTGTAAAAAGTGAAGGTTTTACCTTATTTACGGATGAATATCCGTCAAGCTACCCTCAGAATATTGCATATAAAGCAGCACAGATGGAAAATCAGCAGTTAGCAGATAAATTTTTGAGAAGAATAAGAGAAGCTTCTGCATCCGAAGCTAGACAGACTAATAAAAAGGAAGTTCTTGTTGAATTAGCATCAGAAGTTGGTCTTGATATTGCAAAATTCCTTGAGAGATTATCAGATGGTTCAGCAGAGGCAGCATTTAAAGAGGATCTTAAGACCACATATAAGTATGGTGTTCGTGGATTTCCAACATTTTTAATTAAATATGGTAAAAAAGAAATGTTAATGCGTAGTTATCAGAGCTATGAATCCTTTAAATCGATTATTGATACAATAAGTTCAGGAGAAGTAAAAGACGAAATACCTAATAATACAGAGAAAGACATATTAGATTTTATAGAGAAATATGAACGAGTAGCACCGATTGAAATAATGTTAAGTTTCGATATGAATGAAAGTGAAACAAATACACTAATCAAAAAATTAGAAGAGAATAATCAGTGTAGAACAGTTCAAGCAGGTAATGGTTATTATATTGAAGTGATTGTTAGGCCAATGTCATGTGATCAAGCAACTGGAGTTTGCAGGGTATAGTGAGATGATAAACATGAATAAAAGTAGTAAATATTTATAGTTAAGAGTATGTAAGAATCAAAGTTATATGATTATAATTAAAAAAACATATTGTATTAATAGTATACCTAATATGCAGACATATATAGAAAAATCGCATTGAACTAAACCCCGATAAATAGACATAATAAATAGTCTATTTATCGGGGTTTATTTTTTTGTTTTAGCATATAGCTGTTATTATATCAATAGATTCATTTTTTTATATCATTTATTAAATTCTAATGTAAGAAAATTATAAAAAAATGCTATAGTAATCTTTATAAAGTTTACTATAATATTTGTATAGGCAAAATAAATATTAATAAAAATAAATTAAGAAAGAGAGCATTAAATAATGATTAAAATTAATAAAGATTTTAAAGATATAGAATACTTAAAAGAAGGGAATACAAGAAAACAAAGAAGTTATGAAATCCTTAAAAAAATAAATATATTTAATCTACTTAGTAAATATAATCCTATTTTAGTTGGAACAATACCAATAGATATTGATATAGAAAATAGTGATTTAGATATTGTTTGTAAAGTAGAGGATTTTAGAAAATTTGAAGAATTATTAATAAAAGAATTTAGCAAATATAAAGAGTTTAAAGTCACATATAAAGCTTCTAGTAGGGTGATTATATGTAATTTTAAAGTAGAAAATATGGAAATTGAGATATATGGATCTAAATTAGATACAGATAAAACTAATTCATACAGGCATATGATAATAGAATATAGACTATTAAATTTACTTGGTGATGATTTTAAAGCTAAAATAATAGATTTAAAAAAACAAGGATTAAAAACAGAACCAGCTTTTTCACAGATTTTAAAACTAAAAGGTAATCCATACGAAGAACTTTTATTATTTGAACAATATGATGATGAGAAATTACTAGAAAAAATGGA is drawn from Tepidibacter hydrothermalis and contains these coding sequences:
- a CDS encoding DsbA family oxidoreductase; translated protein: MNIKKVEIIEFTDPVCTWCWGSEPLLRKLETRYGDQVEIKYIMGGLVRDIRDFYDSYNDIGGDPERSNSQIAKHWLEASERHGMPVKSEGFTLFTDEYPSSYPQNIAYKAAQMENQQLADKFLRRIREASASEARQTNKKEVLVELASEVGLDIAKFLERLSDGSAEAAFKEDLKTTYKYGVRGFPTFLIKYGKKEMLMRSYQSYESFKSIIDTISSGEVKDEIPNNTEKDILDFIEKYERVAPIEIMLSFDMNESETNTLIKKLEENNQCRTVQAGNGYYIEVIVRPMSCDQATGVCRV
- a CDS encoding DUF4269 domain-containing protein, which encodes MIKINKDFKDIEYLKEGNTRKQRSYEILKKINIFNLLSKYNPILVGTIPIDIDIENSDLDIVCKVEDFRKFEELLIKEFSKYKEFKVTYKASSRVIICNFKVENMEIEIYGSKLDTDKTNSYRHMIIEYRLLNLLGDDFKAKIIDLKKQGLKTEPAFSQILKLKGNPYEELLLFEQYDDEKLLEKMDKSKVTFSFD